A window of the Hypomesus transpacificus isolate Combined female chromosome 10, fHypTra1, whole genome shotgun sequence genome harbors these coding sequences:
- the dusp12 gene encoding dual specificity protein phosphatase 12 has product MILVDPGVFIGAVTDLTEPALAEAAVTHILSVDSEEPVLSGGQFTRKFLRLQDEPTSDLLSHLDQCLAFILDATVTNATSTTLTKTATVLVHCHAGRSRSAAVVTAYLMRRHQLSFQEAYCRLQQAAPSVEVNQGFQEQLGLYESMGCQLDTNSPLYKQYRLQKITEKYPELRSVPREVFVADPPAQGSAPAQGSAPAQGSAPNCPETTYRCRKCRRTLFRESSLLSHPIGGGASSFSYRKCLPPGGGDQSRCTSYFIEPVQWMEQALLGVMDGQLLCPKCSSKLGSFSWCGDRCSCGQWVTPAFQVHQARVDRITR; this is encoded by the exons ATGATCCTGGTGGATCCAGGCGTGTTCATTGGTGCGGTGACAGACCTGACAGAGCCGGCATTGGCCGAGGCAGCTGTCACTCACATCCTGAGCGTGGACTCTGAGGAGCCCGTCCTATCTGGAGGCCAGTTCACCAGGAAGTTCCTAAGGCTTCAGGACGAGCCAACCAGTGACCTGCTCAGTCACCTCGACCAATGTCTGGCCTTCATTCTGGATGCCACGGTGACCAATGCAACGTCAACCACCCTAACAAAGACCGCCACTGTCCTGGTCCACTG TCACGCAGGGCGGAGTCGGAGTGCTGCCGTGGTAACGGCCTACCTTATGAGACGACACCAGCTGAGCTTCCAGGAAGCGTACTGCAGGCTGCAGCAGGCCGCGCCCTCCGTAGA GGTGAACCAGGGCTTCCAGGAGCAGCTAGGTCTATATGAGTCTATGGGCTGTCAGCTGGACACCAACAGCCCCCTCTACAAGCAATACAGACTGCAGAAGATCACTGAGAAGTAcccag AGCTGCGGAGCGTGCCCAGAGAGGTGTTTGTGGCCGACCCCCCCGCCCAGGGCTCCGCCCCCGCCCAGGGCTCCGCCCCCGCCCAGGGCTCCGCCCCCAACTGCCCTGAGACAACCTACAGATGCAGAAAGTGCCg tcGGACATTATTCCGGGAGTCCAGTCTCCTCAGCCATCCCATAGGGGGCGGAGCTTCTTCCTTCAGCTACAGGAAGTGCCTGCCCCCAGGGGGCGGAGACCAGAGTCGCTGCACCTCCTACTTCATAGAGCCCGTCCAATGGATGGAGCAGGCCCTGCTGGGTGTCATGGATGGACAG CTGCTGTGCCCTAAGTGCTCGTCTAAGCTGGGCTCCTTCAGCTGGTGTGGAGACCGCTGCTCCTGTGGACAGTGGGTCACGCCTGCCTTCCAGGTCCACCAGGCCAGGGTGGACCGCATCACACgctga